The following proteins are co-located in the Vigna unguiculata cultivar IT97K-499-35 chromosome 9, ASM411807v1, whole genome shotgun sequence genome:
- the LOC114162789 gene encoding DNA-directed RNA polymerases II, IV and V subunit 9A: MSTMKFCRECNNILYPKEDRDQKILLYACRNCDHQEVADNFCVYRNEIHHSVGERTQVLQDVAADPTLPRTKSVRCTQCNHGEAVFFQATARGEEGMTLFFVCCNPNCGYRWRD, encoded by the exons ATGAGTACTATGAAATTTTGCCGTGAATG TAACAACATTCTCTACCCTAAGGAAGACAGAGATCAAAAGATTCTTCTCTACGCTTGCCGCAACTGCGACCATCag GAGGTTGCGGATAACTTCTGTGTGTACAGGAATGAGATACATCATTCTGTTGGAGAGCGCACTCAAGTGTTACAGGATGTAGCTGCAGATCCAACACTTCCTCGGACCAAGTCTGTTCGCTGTACTCAATGCAATCATGGTGAAGCTGTCTTTTTCCAG GCAACAGCCAGAGGGGAAGAAGGAATGAcacttttttttgtttgctGCAATCCAAACTGTGGATACCGATGGAGAGACTGA
- the LOC114162102 gene encoding uncharacterized protein LOC114162102 isoform X2 → MQGNKSVVRLKSSGFPLEVNTRTLKYNYEDGSTGFSSEITYSLGNTVVTINVTQEIYSGRVNAVYMDLSEGTGMGSFANLGLRVTRNKSEYKRKYQVCS, encoded by the exons ATGCAAGGAAATAAGAGTGTTGTGAGGCTCAAATCTAGCGGTTTTCCGTTGGAAGTCAACACCAGAACGCTGAAATACAACTACGAGGATGGAAGCACCGGCTTCTCATCGGAAATCACATACTCCCTCGGTAACACCGTCGTAACTATCAACGTAACCCAAGAGATTTACTCCGGTCGTGTAAACGCCGTGTACATGGACCTCTCCGAGGGCACTGGTATGGGTTCTTTCGCTAATCTGGGTCTGCGAGTCACGAGAAACAAGAG TGAATATAAGAGAAAATATCAAGTATGCAGCTGA
- the LOC114162102 gene encoding uncharacterized protein LOC114162102 isoform X1 — protein MQGNKSVVRLKSSGFPLEVNTRTLKYNYEDGSTGFSSEITYSLGNTVVTINVTQEIYSGRVNAVYMDLSEGTGMGSFANLGLRVTRNKRYGILCNYMNTLFGGSYDSLKENYCAPPLPEREVVRYICGESGCGGCFTLEKKKKEDGAVVRVQATHDFIVGEETMHVKVKIRNDDGGLKVEVEGPVKLTTDYMNHVVSGMRRKMRSAIEASTVPLVRNDVAQRSPNVVGPKFISDDRVHLCFQRMRMHQGF, from the coding sequence ATGCAAGGAAATAAGAGTGTTGTGAGGCTCAAATCTAGCGGTTTTCCGTTGGAAGTCAACACCAGAACGCTGAAATACAACTACGAGGATGGAAGCACCGGCTTCTCATCGGAAATCACATACTCCCTCGGTAACACCGTCGTAACTATCAACGTAACCCAAGAGATTTACTCCGGTCGTGTAAACGCCGTGTACATGGACCTCTCCGAGGGCACTGGTATGGGTTCTTTCGCTAATCTGGGTCTGCGAGTCACGAGAAACAAGAGGTACGGCATTTTATGCAATTACATGAACACCTTATTCGGGGGGTCCTATGATTCGCTTAAGGAGAATTATTGTGCACCACCTTTACCAGAGAGAGAAGTGGTTCGTTACATTTGCGGTGAGAGTGGTTGCGGAGGGTGTTTCACtctggagaagaagaagaaggaggatgGTGCGGTGGTGAGGGTGCAGGCCACGCACGATTTCATAGTTGGCGAAGAGACGATGCACGTGAAAGTGAAAATAAGGAACGATGATGGAGGGTTGAAGGTTGAAGTGGAAGGACCGGTGAAGCTTACGACGGATTATATGAACCATGTGGTTTCCGGAATGAGGAGGAAGATGAGAAGTGCGATTGAGGCAAGTACGGTTCCACTTGTTAGAAACGACGTCGCTCAGCGTTCGCCCAATGTTGTTGGCCCAAAATTTATTTCTGACGATCGCGTGCATTTGTGTTTTCAGAGGATGAGGATGCATCAAGGATTTTGA
- the LOC114162569 gene encoding outer envelope pore protein 16-2, chloroplastic has protein sequence MNLNTSSNLETRSLLDELCNFDKKGLFDLGHPLLNRILESFIKAAGIGAAQAVSREAFFTAIEGNGANSSGLSAEASSAKKNQLPGLRGENSNKSLEAMVMSTGKESLQWGVAAGLYSGLTYGLKEARGAHDWKNSAVAGAITGATLALTLDDSTHEQVVQCAITGAAISTAANILTGIF, from the exons ATGAATCTGAACACGAGCAGTAACCTGGAGACTCGGTCTCTTCTTGATGAGCTCTGTAACTTCGACAAGAAAGGACTCTTCGATCTTGGACACCCTCTCCTCAACCGCATCCTTGAGAGCTTCATCAAAGCTGCCGGA ATAGGAGCGGCTCAAGCTGTGTCCCGCGAGGCTTTTTTCACTGCTATTGAAG GTAACGGGGCAAATAGCAGCGGTTTGTCTGCAGAAGCTTCAAGCGCGAAGAAAAATCAGTTGCCGGGTCTTAGAG GAGAGAACAGTAACAAATCTCTCGAGGCCATG GTGATGAGCACGGGCAAAGAGTCCTTACAATGGG GAGTGGCTGCAGGACTGTATTCAGGTCTCACTTATGGGTTGAAGGAAGCTCGTGGAGCTCATGACTGG AAAAACAGCGCAGTTGCGGGAGCAATAACAGGGGCGACCCTTGCACTTACACTGGATGATTCCACCCATGAACAGGTTGTGCAATGTGCTATCACAGGAGCAGCTATCTCCACTGCTGCTAATATTCTCACTGGGATTTTCTAA